Below is a window of Pseudoalteromonas undina DNA.
TAAAAGGCTTAGAAAAAGCAGCCAAAGATAATGCACTCACTTTGATTCTATTTGCTTTTTTTTGTACATGGTGGGCTAAATCAATCGGTAGAAGTGCATTAGGCTGGTTCCAGTATTTCAGTAATCGCTTTTTGTGCTTGGCAGCGCCGAGCAAACATCAACTACTGTAAGAGCTACTCGCATAGAGTCTAATTTATCTAATAATTACTTTAACTACATAGAGCGGGTATTTCTGTGCGTGAGATTTAAGTTTTACAACGATATTTACTTAGTTAAGGCTGAAACTTGTTTTATATAGTCATGAGAAGCTTACTCCAGAGCTGATTAGTAAATTATGTGACGCAATTTCAATATATTAATTATGGGTGTCACTTTATGTTTTTGTTTAAAACATCATGTGCTAAATTTATTACAGCTATATTTACAGGGAAGATAAAATGACAAAGCGATTACGTTTTTTATTACCATCAGTATTATTTTGTTTTGGAACAAGCGCGCTAGCAGCTGAGCCGGTTTTATATTACGGCGGAGATATTCTCACTATGGAAGGAGAAAAGCCGCATTATGAGGAAGCTTTAGTTGAGTCAGAAGGGCGGATTGTTTACCTTGGCAGCTTAGCGAAGGCCAGAGAAAAGTTTGACAATCTACAAAACAAAGACCTTCAAGGGAAAACACTTTTACCCGGTTTTTTGGATGCCCATAGCCATATGTACAATACGGGTTTAATTGCGCAATTGGCAAATTTATTACCTCCTCCCGATGGCCCCGGTGCAAATTTTAATAGTTTAGTGACAACAACCAAAAAGTGGATGGAGTCTGCTGAAGGGAAATTCATTATCGGAAAATTTGGTTGGGTGTTAGCTAATGGATATGACGATTCGCAGCTTAGCGAAAAACAACATCCCACTAAAGATGTTCTAGATAAAATTTCGTCTAAATACCCAGTGCTTATAATGCATCAATCGGGTCATCTAGCAAGTGTCAATTCAAAAGCTCTAGAAGTGGGTGGCTACACAAAGGATACCAAAGACCCCAAAGGCGGTTTAATTAGGCGCTTGGCCGACAATAGTCCTAATGGCGTGCTTGAAGAAGCGGCTTTTTTTAATCTATTACTGCCTATTGTTGCCACTAAATCTGATGCTGAAGTACAACAAAGGTCCATTGAGCTTGCTCAGGTGGAGTATGCTAAAAATGGGTACTTAACAGCTCAAGATGGCCGAACCACAGCGGATGCAACTTCGGCATTAGAAAGAGCAGCTCGTGATAAATCGCTATTCATTGATGTTGTTTCATACCCTGACATAGTTTGGAATAAGTCAGCTGTTAAGCCCGAATTTTATAATTCAGAACGCAGTTATGTTAATCGATACCGAATTGGAGGTGTTAAATTAACTTTAGATGGTTCACCACAAGGAAAAACGGCTTGGTTATCATCACATTATCATATGCCGCCTGAGGGTAAACCGCTGGACTATAAAGGTTATCCTATCATGAGTGATGAGATGGCCATTAAACATATAAACACTGCGTTTAAAAACAAATGGCAGATTATTGCTCACACCAATGGTGATGCAGCGATTGACCAATATATTAAAGCTATTAAAGTGGCTAAAAAAAGTTATGGGTATGATGATCACCGTAGCGTGATGATTCACGGCCAGACTTTACGTAAAGATCAAATCCCGGATTTAGTAGATTTAGGGATCCTCCCATCGTTGTTTCCTATGCACACTTTTTACTGGGGCGATTGGCATGTAGAGTCTGTTTTGGGGCACCCAAGGGCAGATTATATTTCGCCATCACGAGATGTAGTTGAAGCTGGTTTAACGGTTACTTCTCACCATGATGCCCCTGTGACATTTCCAAATTCAATGCGAGTGCTCGATGCAACGGTTAATCGTATTACGCGTTCGGGTAAAGTATTGGGGCCGGATCAACGTTTAACGCCTTATGAAGGGTTAAAAACATTAACGCAATGGGCTGCTATTCAATACTTTGAAGAAACAAGTAAAGGTACGCTAGCTGAGGGAAAGCTCGCGGATTTCGTCATTTTAAGTAACAACCCTTTAAAAGTGGAACCACTTACTATTAAGGATATAAAAATAGTGCAAAGCATTAAAGAAGGTCATGTTGTATATTCAAATTGATATTCAACATGAAACAATTTTAACGTTGAACTATACGACGGCTTTAGTCGCCGTCGTATTAAACCTCAGCCTTGAGATGCAACAGTGAAGTTTGAGATTTAATGAATATTTATAAAACTTCTAACGGTTAATTCTTGTAAAAACTTGTCCCTTTTTTGTTTGCTTTTGAATTCATATGCTAATTTTTAAATGCTCGGTTAAGCGAATAATAATCAAATTTAAGGGTTGAAAATGAAAAAATGTACTAATTTATTGTGAGAATGCATGTAGCGGCTTATTTTAGTCGCTATTTTTTTGGATAGCGCGTTAAACATATACAAATAAGGAGATACGATGAAACTGGCAATGTTGATGTCGTTTATGTTTTTTTTAATTAGTTGTTCGAGCTTAGCGACCAATAGCAAAGAATTAAGTAAATCTAAGCAAACTGAAGAGTTTATTACTCTTGTCAGTCATGCCAAAACCTATGACCTGTCTCATAATTGGGATGAAAATTCCCCAATAGCGTCCGTTAACCCAAAATACTCAATGGCACTTAATGCAAACCATGCTGATACACGTGGTACATTTGGTGATAACAATCAGCTCTCATTCACCTCAGAAATAATGCAATGGAGTGGTCACCATGGAGGTCCTACTATTGATGCGTTAGGTCATATTGGTCGAGATGGTTTACTGTATGGTGGAGTAGATGCGGCGCAAGCGACCAATGATCGCAGAGGAATAGGACGCAGTGGTGTAGGGAGTGACTTAGGAATTGATCATTATCCTGTAAACTTATTGAGTAACCGAACGGTATTACTTGATGTGGCTCGCTTTATTAACGGTGACGATACCCCATTGGCTGCAGATTTTGACATAACGGCGTCACATTTAAAAAGAACAGCAAAATCGCAAGGTGTAAAAATTAAAAAAGGCGATACTGTGTTTATTAGAACGGGGTGGGGGCAATATTTTGCTAATAACCCACAGCAATATATTGCAGAACATGCTGCAGGCGTTGGTTTAAGTGGTGCACAGTTTTTAATAAAGGCTGGTGCAAGTGTTGTTGGTAATGACACCCTTACTTTTGAAAAACGCCCACCTATTGCTACAGAACCCTCATTTCAGGTTTTTCCGGTACATATGATGTTATTAGCAGATAACGGTATTTACATAATAGAAAATTTGTTCCTTGAGGAGCTAGCTAAAGAAAAAGTCTATGAGTTTATTGCCATTGTGCCGCCGCTTAAAATACGTGGTGGCACTGGCTCGGCATTACGCGTATTTGCACTTACAAGTAACTTATAGTTGAATAAAGAGTAAGGTTAATAGTGGTTACTGTTTTTATATACAGTGGTATCGTTTTTTGAAATAAGAAACATACACAAAGAGTATTTTTCTTTATCATGATAAAAGTACTGGCTGTAAAATTAACAATACTTATATGGACGACTCAAGGATGAACAAAGGAATATTAAAATCGTGGAATGACGATAAAGGCTTTGGCTTTATTAAATCAAGCACACTGCAACACGATACCTTTATACACATATCGTCGCTCAAACATATGAGTCGTAAACCTAAAGTGGGTGACATTATCTATTTTGAGGTTGCGACTGAGCCTAACGGTAAAACTAAAGCTGTAAATTGCCGTATTGAGGGCGTACTAGCACAACCACACATAAAAGCTTCATCAAGGCCGGTTAGAATAAGTAAAACCCCAGGTAAGAACTCACCTTTAATGAAACTTATAACACTTGGTATTATTTTTAGTATTGGTTTTAGTGTGTATAAAACCGGTTTTTTAAATACCAAGCAAACACCAGTCGTAACTAATGCTAACTTAGAGTCATTTATGCCCGCGAGTTCAAGCTCACTTAATAAAACACCACCAACATTTCGTTGTGATGGCCGCCAACATTGTAGCCAAATGACCTCGTATGCAGAGGCATTATTTTTTATTCAACATTGCCCAAATACTAAAATGGACGGTGATAGAGATGGCGAGCCTTGTGAACGGCTGTTTGGAAATAGGTAGTTTTTATATTGGGGTTATTAATAAACTAAAAATTAGTTGATACCTGTTAAGTGGAATACGATTTTTAGTAATACAGTTATAAATAGCTGGTGGATTAAAGCCATTTATCATGGAGGTTGTTATGTTTAAAGTAATAATTGGATGTGCTGTTATATTTTCGTTTTTTTGTATGTTACTCGCCACCGCACCTTTTACGCCTGCAATATCAGGATCATTTATTATGCTGTTATTTGCAGGAGCTATTGGTTACAAGGGCTATTTGCAATCAAGTTTGATACTGCTGTTAATTAATACGCTGGCGGTTATTGGTAGCCCAGCTACAGATATAGGCAACACTAATACATTACTGTTTTTACCAATATTATTTTCAATCTCATTTGGTGGTGTTTTATTAGGCGTAAGAAAGTTAACTTTAAAACACGTTTTGTAGACGAGAGTTTTGCCCACGTTTGAGGTAAAAGCGCTTTTTAGAATAAAACTTTATTTAAGTTGAAATGAAGTAGAAGAGAAAATTTAAGTATCAAAAAAATGTTTCAGTTACATTATATATTTTATCAAGAATGAAGGCGGGAGTTATTGACTTCAAGCATCCAACTTAAACGAATTTAATATTGGATTTATGGGCACGTCAACTAGCGTTTACGCAAAAAGAGTCGGCGATTTTGCAGATGCAGTAAAAGATTATCAGAAGTCACTCATGGAATACCGTCAAGCTGTTAAGAGCAAATCCCCAATAAAAGCTGCAGCTAAACAAAAAGCAAAGCTTGCTTTTGAAAAAATGCAGAACAAGTTTAGATTGGAAGTGAAAGCTGTCACTAGTCAAATTAATTCTAGGCGCGGTACTCCAATAAGCAACTTCAAAAGAGGGGCTGATATAGCTAGAAGTAGTCGAAGTGTTGCAAAATTAGACTTAATAAATCCTATACATGCCGATAACGTTGTGAAGTTTACTAAGTATGCAAAGTTTTTAGGTAATGGCTTAGCCGTTATCGACTTTGGAGGTCGAGTAGGAAATATTCATAATTCTTATAAAACAGATGATAATTGGGAACGAGAAATGTTTATTGAATCAACTAGTTTTGTTGCAAGTGCAGCTACAGGTATTGGGGTTGTAAATGCTGGGGCTGCAGTTATGACTTTTCTAGTTGTGGCAACGCCAGTAGGTTGGGTTGGCCTAATTGTTGGTGGGGCTTTGTTAGCAGGTGCAGCTGCTGGGGCTTCAATAAAGGTTAACAAAATTGTAAAAGAAGATGCCGGAGGGATATATGATTATATTATGGAGCAGGTTAATAAATTATGAGTGATAGAGAAATTTGGGTCGCTATATTAATTATGTCATCTATTATTTCTGGGATCCTTTATGTAGTTTTTGGCCAAATGACCGTACGTAAATTAAGAAAAAACCCTAAAACAAAAGATATACTCGGTCTAGAGGTTATTAGTGGTTGGGATATTATAAATGTTGCTCAAGCATTCTCCTTGCCAAGGCGTTGGTTACTTAAAATTGAAAAAAGTAAGTTTTCTTTTATGTATGCGCACTCTTCGTTGTTATTTGAAAATACAACCAAATTCGATAGATTTCTTGGATGTATCTTTTATTGGTTATTAACACTTTCGGGTCTATTTGGCGCTTTACTCGTTGTACTTAACTTATTTGGCGTTTTTAGTTAATTGGTGTAAATATTGAATTGGCTAGTTATGTGACTAGCCAATTCAATTATCAACTTTATTACTACAAAAATGATTTAGCTTTACTCATTAAAGCGCTTTAAAAATGGCTGCTATGCCTTGCCCGCCACCAATACACATTGTGACTAGCCCATATTTGCCTTGAGTTCGTTTGAGTTCGTACAAGCATTTAGTTGATAAAATTGCACCCGTTGCGCCAACAGGGTGGCCTAAGGCAATTGCACCACCATTCGGGTTTACCTTATGGGCAGGGAAATTTAACTCGTTTTCAACGCACAGTGCTTGTACTGCAAAGGCCTCGTTAGACTCAATCACATCCATATCGTCGATGGTTAAGCCGGTTTTTTCAAATACCTGTTGTACTGCAGGAATAGGGCCGATACCCATTAAAGTAGGATCAACGCCGGCTCTGGCATAACCCACTAAGCGAGCGAGCGGTTTTAAGCCTTGGTCATTTGCTTTTTGCTCTGACATAAGTACCAACATGGCTGCACCATCGTTTATACCTGATGAGCTTGCTGCGGTAACGGTTCCACCTTTTTTAAAGTAAGGCTTTAAAGTTGCAAGTTTATCGGCTGTGGTATCGGCGCGAACATGTTCGTCGGTGTCAAAAATATGCGTCCCTTTTCGCGACTTGATTTCTATTGGCACAATCTGCTCTTTAAAGTGGCCTGCACTAATGGCATTAGCTGCTTTATTATGGCTGTTTGCTGCGTACTCATCTTGCTGCTGACGGCTAATTGAATATTTTTCTGCGATGTTTTCAGCAGTTATTCCCATAGGGTTATTATCCCATGGGTCTTGTAAGGTCGTGGTAAGCTCATCAACCATAGTGCTATTACCCATTTTTTGCCCCCAGCGGTTACTTTCGAGGGTGTAGGCAGAGCTACTCATGCTTTCTGCTCCGCCAGCAAGGGTTGCATCTACATCACCTAATTGAATTTGTTGTGCCGCTTGTATGATTGCTTCAAGCCCTGAACCACATAAGCGATTAAGCGTTACAGCGTGGCTGCTTATAGGTAACCCAGCATCTAGTCCAATGACCCTTGATAGGTAAGCGTCTTTTGGGCCGTTATGAATAACTTTGCCTATAACACATGAGCTAATTTGGTCAGGGGTAAGCTGAGATCTGGTTAGTGCTTCTTTTGCGCACAGTGTGCCAAGCTCAGCGGGGCTAAAATCTT
It encodes the following:
- a CDS encoding amidohydrolase codes for the protein MTKRLRFLLPSVLFCFGTSALAAEPVLYYGGDILTMEGEKPHYEEALVESEGRIVYLGSLAKAREKFDNLQNKDLQGKTLLPGFLDAHSHMYNTGLIAQLANLLPPPDGPGANFNSLVTTTKKWMESAEGKFIIGKFGWVLANGYDDSQLSEKQHPTKDVLDKISSKYPVLIMHQSGHLASVNSKALEVGGYTKDTKDPKGGLIRRLADNSPNGVLEEAAFFNLLLPIVATKSDAEVQQRSIELAQVEYAKNGYLTAQDGRTTADATSALERAARDKSLFIDVVSYPDIVWNKSAVKPEFYNSERSYVNRYRIGGVKLTLDGSPQGKTAWLSSHYHMPPEGKPLDYKGYPIMSDEMAIKHINTAFKNKWQIIAHTNGDAAIDQYIKAIKVAKKSYGYDDHRSVMIHGQTLRKDQIPDLVDLGILPSLFPMHTFYWGDWHVESVLGHPRADYISPSRDVVEAGLTVTSHHDAPVTFPNSMRVLDATVNRITRSGKVLGPDQRLTPYEGLKTLTQWAAIQYFEETSKGTLAEGKLADFVILSNNPLKVEPLTIKDIKIVQSIKEGHVVYSN
- a CDS encoding cyclase family protein, with amino-acid sequence MKLAMLMSFMFFLISCSSLATNSKELSKSKQTEEFITLVSHAKTYDLSHNWDENSPIASVNPKYSMALNANHADTRGTFGDNNQLSFTSEIMQWSGHHGGPTIDALGHIGRDGLLYGGVDAAQATNDRRGIGRSGVGSDLGIDHYPVNLLSNRTVLLDVARFINGDDTPLAADFDITASHLKRTAKSQGVKIKKGDTVFIRTGWGQYFANNPQQYIAEHAAGVGLSGAQFLIKAGASVVGNDTLTFEKRPPIATEPSFQVFPVHMMLLADNGIYIIENLFLEELAKEKVYEFIAIVPPLKIRGGTGSALRVFALTSNL
- a CDS encoding cold shock domain-containing protein, giving the protein MNKGILKSWNDDKGFGFIKSSTLQHDTFIHISSLKHMSRKPKVGDIIYFEVATEPNGKTKAVNCRIEGVLAQPHIKASSRPVRISKTPGKNSPLMKLITLGIIFSIGFSVYKTGFLNTKQTPVVTNANLESFMPASSSSLNKTPPTFRCDGRQHCSQMTSYAEALFFIQHCPNTKMDGDRDGEPCERLFGNR
- a CDS encoding DUF6419 family natural product biosynthesis protein: MFKVIIGCAVIFSFFCMLLATAPFTPAISGSFIMLLFAGAIGYKGYLQSSLILLLINTLAVIGSPATDIGNTNTLLFLPILFSISFGGVLLGVRKLTLKHVL
- a CDS encoding acetyl-CoA C-acyltransferase family protein codes for the protein MTQNTNNSVVILSAVRTAIGSFGGSLKDFSPAELGTLCAKEALTRSQLTPDQISSCVIGKVIHNGPKDAYLSRVIGLDAGLPISSHAVTLNRLCGSGLEAIIQAAQQIQLGDVDATLAGGAESMSSSAYTLESNRWGQKMGNSTMVDELTTTLQDPWDNNPMGITAENIAEKYSISRQQQDEYAANSHNKAANAISAGHFKEQIVPIEIKSRKGTHIFDTDEHVRADTTADKLATLKPYFKKGGTVTAASSSGINDGAAMLVLMSEQKANDQGLKPLARLVGYARAGVDPTLMGIGPIPAVQQVFEKTGLTIDDMDVIESNEAFAVQALCVENELNFPAHKVNPNGGAIALGHPVGATGAILSTKCLYELKRTQGKYGLVTMCIGGGQGIAAIFKAL